The genomic window CTCAACCCACTGGTGTGTTTGCCAGGACCCTTCGCCAGTGATGGAAGCAACGAGGCGGCCTACCTACAAAGTGGAAACCATTCAACAAACTTTGATCCTGAAAATGCGTTCAGGCAAAATTCTAGAGCTGGGAATACTCGGGCGAGCCAGGAGCTCAGGCCAAATCCAGGAGTGAATAAAGAGCAGTTGCCAGACCTCGCTCTCGTTAATCCCCTCGCTCAGGGAAATAGCCCAGAAAGCCATTTGCACTACCCCCCAGGGGCCGGGACCAGCCGAGCCCTGTCAGAAGTGGACTCTGGGGCGCTCTCCATGTTTTTCCAAGGTGGGGAAACAGAAAATGAGGAGAATCTCTCCTCTGAAAAAACAGGCGCTGCTGGTCAGTCTGACTTCGACGGCTTCTCCCCCAGCCCCGCACTTGGTCATCCTCCTGCACATGTGGGAGCAGGTGGCATTTACCAGGCCTTTCCCAAAGGTTCCAACAATGAGGCCGCGCAGCAGGGAGGACTCCCACAACCTTATTTTTCTCAGTCTGCAGGCGCCCAGCCTGACCGGCCCCCGGCAGCAAGCACCACCGCTGTGTGGGGTAGCACAGCAAGTGCAGGGGTGCACGCGGCCAGCAGCTCACAGTCTGAGAATGTGGAAGACCTAGAATTCATTCAGAATCAGGAAGTTCTGCCAAGTGAGCCCCTGAGTTTGGACCCTTCCTCCCCAAGCGATCCGGTCAGATACGGGCCCCTTCCCGGGCCAGCCGTCCCCAGGCTTGGTGGTGTGGGCCACCCTGGAGGTGGGGGTCCAAATCTCGAGGCCCCCGATTCGTCGCCGCACCCTGTGCGGTCTGATGGTGCGTCATCCGGTTACAGCAGCAGGAACCACAGGAATCTCCCGAGTGCCGCCAGGCCCCAAGACGTAGGCACTTTCATTCAGCAGGAGGTTGGAAAACCTGAAGATGAGTCTTCGGGGAGTTTTTTTAAGCAAATTGATTCTTCTCCTGTGGGAGGAGAGACAAACGAGACCACCGTGAGTCAGAATCACCACAGCAGCCTGTCCCAGCCCTCAACCCCAAGCCCCCCAAAACCCACTGGAATATTTCAGACAAGTGCAAATAGTTCCTTTGAACCAGTGAAATCCCACTTAGTTGGAGTAAAACCTGTCGAGGCCGATCGTGCCAACGTGGTGGGTGAGGTGAGAGGGGCCACTGCCCACCAGAAGCAGCACAGAGCCATTGCTGCCCCACCCGACACCTCCCCCGGCAACCTGGAGCAGCCGCCGGACAACATGGAGACCCTGTTCACACTCCAGGCCTGTTCTCCACCCTTTTCCGTACCTGTGGAGGCTGGGCACGGGCTCGTGCACACCGGGGGACTGCCCTTGGAAACTGTGCTCCTGGCAGCGGAGAAAGGGCCTTTGGCCAGAGCCCAGGGAGCTGTGAAGTGTGAGAGCCCAGTGACGACGTTGTGGGCACAGAATGAGTTGCCAGATTTTGGAGGCAATGTTCTTCTAGCCCCAGCTGCTCCTGCGTTGCACATGCCTGTGAAACCCCAGCCGTCGGAAGTGATTCAGCCTCCAGATGAGGGCGTGTCCACGCTGCAGTCCCAGCAGCCGGGCTCCGGCCTCTCTCTGCCGAGTGGGGACAGCATCTGCGCTTCTGAGAACCTTGAGAATCCTCCCAAGATGGGAGAAGAGGAGGCCCTCCCGTCACAGGCAAGTTCCGGCTATGCCAGTCTATTGTCCTCACCGCCCACTGAATCTTTGCAGAATCAACCAGTCTTGATTGCCCAGCCTGATCAAAGCTATAATTTGGCTCAGCCCATTAATTTTTCTGTGTCCTTATCTAGTCCTAATGAGAAGAATCAGCCCTGGAGAGATGCTATGGTCGGGGATAAGCCCTCGGCAAGCAGCCGGGCTGTGGGGGGAGACTCTGGAGATGGTGCTGCTGTGTCTGGGATCACGGCCGGCTCTCTCACCCGCTCGCCTCTGCCTAACAGTCTCATGCACAGTAGTTTTCCACAAGTTCCTGGTACTTCGGAAATAGTTTCTAATCAGCCTGCTAATTTGCTGGTTCAGCCACCACCTCATCCAGTTCCAAAGAATTTGCTTTCAGAAAGCCAAAAGATTGATAATGCAGAGAACGTTCTTCCCGAGTTGGTTAGTAGCCCTGCTGGAAGCGCAGGCGTGATGTTAGTGCCCCCTGCAAACGCTACCTCAGTACCTACCGGTAATAAGGCAGATTACTCCAGTCATCGGGAAGAAACTTCTGGAGCCCTAGACTTCACACTCAATAGGACTTTGGAAAATCCTCTGCGAATGTATAGCCCCTCCCATTCCGACAGCTCTGCGGGTCAGCACACCGTCAGCAGTCACCCGAGACAACCTGGGCCCGGGCCACGTAACTCAGACCATTTCTACCAACAGGTGACAAAAGACGCTCCGGACCAGCGTGGCCTAGAGAGAGCCCAGCAGGAGCCAGCACCGCCTCTTCCACAAGGGCCCAAAGCAGCGTGTTCAGAACCTTCAAACCCAGGAAGTCCACCCTTGCAGGGACAGTCCCAAAACTTGGTCCCACCACCCGCAAGCCCAGCTCCAGGTGACACAGGTCAGCCGCTGCCGGCCCGGCCACCTCGGTCCTCCAGCGCGTCAGTCGCATCCACCAGCTCGAGCCAGGCAGCCATGCAGTCGGACCAGCACTGGCCGCAGCCGCCGCCTCCAGATTTGGCATCTTACTACTATTACAGACCCCTGTACGACGGCTACCAGTCCCATTACCCCTCGCCATACCCGCTGGAGCCCGGCACAGCCCCCCTCTATTACCAGGTATGGTCAAGCTCTTGTGTGACCAGTGGTTCCTTTCTCTCGAGCCGTGCTCCTTGGCAGGCTTTTGTTGCTCAGTGCAGAAGTAAGTCGTGCCATCACTGTGCAGAGTGCCGGTTCCAGGCGCCGCTGCGTGAGGCTTGCCCTGCCCAGTGCGGCCCATCTCTTGGAGGTTTACTCTGCACACCTTTGTATTGCATTGCATGCAGTACCTGATTCATTTTTTCACATGGCATCCCCCAACTTACATGGCTGAGAAGCCACCTGCTTCCTGTCCCGCTGGTGGCTTCTCTGTAGAACTTAAGTTGTGGGTTGCACACTTCGGGAAACTGGGATAGCCTCTGGAAGCTTCGGTGTGGTTTTGATGTGAAAAATCTACCTGACGAGTAACAGGGAACTCTAGTATTTGAAGTCCCTCCTtgagaataaaaacatttagagaaaaaaggTTTGGAATGTAATCCTAGCAAAACAGCCAAGGGGGATGAAATTCCATAACCTTCTTGAGGGACACGGTGGTCCCagcagcggggtgggggtggccgcTGTGCTACGCGGAAGCCTTGCCTTTCACCGTGGCCCCAGTGCGCGAATGTTGTTTAAATTGGGTTCTGTTCAATCCTGTTACTTTGAAACCATATGGTTCAAGCGTACACATTGGAACGCTGTCTGCTTCTCATCACTTGTAGCCCCAGCCCAGCATCACCCAAAGTTAGCTGAATTCACAGGAGCATGGACCGCAAGTTTGAAAAGCACGGTCCTactgggcaggggcaggtggcCATCCTGGGGGCCTCGCAGTCAGAGGCGGCTGGGCGTGCAGGGCTGGTTGGGGTTGGGCCAGGCGGCAGCCCCCATTGACAGGAGGCTTGGGTCTCCTTCGTAGGCTTTGAGCATCTTTGGGAATGTATGCATAGTGCACAACTAAGCACTGAGACCAGTCTAGATTCTGGAAGGAGCCCCAAGGACTCCTGTTGCCACACACCGAAACTGATTTTCGATGCGCCCAGAGCCCACCGGGGCTGGCAGAGCGTGAGGGGAGCAGTGCACCTGCTTTGGGTCCTTTGTGTAGCAAAGGACCTCCCAGGAATTCCAGCCAGAGCCCAGCACACTTTTGTGGGAGCCCGCTCCCTGCTGCTCTTTGGCCTTGTCGCCACAGCCTACAGCAGTGGTCAAGAATAAGTCCGTTTGACGTGATTTCTCCTCTTCTGCCAGGTGATAGCAGAGAGTCAGGCTCGTAGACCAAAGGGCTGATTTCTGTCTCATGCCTGGATCATCTCATCTCTGCTTCGGGTTTGCACACGGCCGCTTCTTAGAGACAGAGCCGCGGCCATTCATCGGTCCATTAATGGAGCCGAAAGCCTCATGAGAGTAGAATGTGATCCTCTCTTTTGAGGTTTCCTGTAGCTTCAGGACCCACTGAGATGAAATCCTGGTTATTTTGCTTACCTGAGATGGTGTCTGAAACAGAACACAAACTTGTGGGGTCATCGCACCTCCACATTCGAGACTTCAGGGACTCGAAGCCTGGTGGAGCCCTCGAGAGTCTCCACGGCTCCGTAGGGGTTGCCTGCTGAGACATTGGCCATTTCCTGAGCAGGAGCAGGGCAGTCCCTTTGAGGAAGATCCTGCCCCCTGCCTGTGGCTGTGGATTTCAGATTGTAGGTTTTCTGTTGTGCATGAAGGAAGAAGGCCCACGTCCAGTGCTGCTCCCAGAGGGCCATCGTCAGTGCCGTGCAGAGCTAGTGCCGGCTGCTCGACATGTTGTGTCTCTACCGGTCTCTAATGTCGCACAAACCCTTCTTCCGGCAGGACGTCTATGGCCTGTACGAGCCCAGGTTCAGGCCCCACGACAGTGCGGCATCTGCCTACGCTGAGAGCTACCGCTACGCCGGCCCTGAGCGACCCAGCTCCCGAGCAAGTCACTGCTCAGACCGGCCATCTGCCAGGTGATGGGCGTCCGTGTTGCTGGCTGTGGTGGTAACTTAGTGATCTGAGAAAGACTGTGCTTGTGAAGAGTTATACCAGCCTATCCCGTGTTTGTGTTTACTCAGCACGGGCAGAGCACAGGAGCACTTTGAAACTGAACgaagccccgcccccaccccacccccgaagCCACCTTGTGCTGTCAGCCAGCGCTGGGTCAGGCCAGACCTTTGGCGGGATCCTCTTGGGGCCAGCTGCTCATCCTACGGCCGAGGCGCGTACACGGCTCTGGCATTTGGCTGACTGGGTGTTCAGGGCCCTTAGACCGTGGCAGCTTTGCCCTTGCACAGACTCTTCCCTACTACTAACCACAGAGGTGCTGGATTCTTGGGCCAGGCAGTCTTGGGCCAGAACACCTGCCACGTCCCTTTTGCAGCACTGCCCCTGTGCTAGAAGGCCCCCGCACACCCTGGTCTGCTGCTCTCTTTCGCTGACCAAGCCCGTCTCGTTCTGTGATTACAGAtgagggattctttttttaaggtttacttacttattttagagagagaacgcagagggaggggcagagggagagagaatctcaagcagaccccctgatGAGCACAAGAgtccgacgcagggcttgatctcctaaccctgagatcatgacctgagttgagatcaagagtcggacatttaaccagctgagccacccaggcgcccctggatgagGGATTTTGGAAGATCACGGGTATCATGCCTTCTGCCAACTAGGAACTGAGGCGGGTCCCAGCCCCCCACTTGGAGCCACAGGGTGTGCGGCCTGTTCCAGGGTGTGACCTTGCCTGCCTTCCAGGGCCTTCACCTGTACTCGCTCATTGTCCGCTTGGAGGAAGGACGGGTCATGGGTGTAGGTTTTGTTGCAAGAGTACATGGCTTCTTGAACTCGTAATAGAGGAGGTCTGATTGCCGATGGAGACTTTGTGCATGCGTTGCCTTTCAAAATCTTGGGGTCCTGTTGCTGGTCCTTCAAGGCTTTGATAGCTTGTCTGGAGACAAGGCTCTGTCTCTGTGAGCCTTTGCCTGTTGAGCTGGCCTCTCTGTGCATCGCTGACCTGCACGTGGCCCATACTTCTAGGAACTTTATGTAAGAAAGTTCGCAAGGGTTTAGCTCCTGTATAGCACCTAGAAGGTGAGGTTTGAAGTTAAGTGTTCTGACTCAGGGAAAGCAACGGGCAAGTGATTTCTAGAACCCCGTAAGCACGGGGGAGGGTGCAGCCAGCGCACAGCTTGCCATTCCAGTTTTCTGTCTGCTTGCCCACCTGCAAGTTAACATGGTACTTCACTCTAAGAGGCCAAAGGTGGCCCTGTGCTGTTGAAAAGTCATCCAACCAGAGGCTAGGCCGGGTCACACGGGAGTGGTTCTGTCCCGTCTTGCAGTGTTTCTGTCCTCCTGCTGTCTTCACCGCTCATTTGTGACACCTCTGGAGAACAGCCTGTTCTTCTTCCTGCCCCGCTTCGGTTGGGGGGAGGTGTGCGCTTGTGCCTGGTGTGAGCACATCCCTGCAGGGACTGCCTGTGGTGGGAACATGTCTTTCGTTTGTGTGGCTGTGTCTTTGCTGATGGATGAATGGGCCTGGTTGGTGAGGGCGGCAGGGAGGTGGCATGCTCTTGGTTCTGCCCTGTGTCAGATCATTGTTATGAGCCCACTGCTGGTGTGCTCAGGGGCCCCCACTCTGCAGATAGGTGGGGTCTAAGGGTTCTCCTCCAAAGCCCTGGGAAGGGGCCTTGTTCCTATAGCTGAGCCATGGGAGTGGGTGCTCCTCATAGGCTGCCTCTGCCCTAGGAGCTGTGCCAGCCAAGCCCCCAGGCTCAGCTGGGTGACATTCCTGAAGGGACAtgaaaaaagttatattttaaaagtcaaatattgTCTAAAACTTgttattaagaaacaaaaatgctaGTAGGTTCTTCTGAGAATCTTATTGCCTCAGgtgcacttgggtggcttagttggttaagcgtccaactcttgatttcagctcaggtcttgatctgagggttgcgagattgagccccacacagagctctGGGCTGGCCCATGGAGTCTGcctgacattctctccctctgcccctacccctcgCCCCCCATTCACTGCATGCACGCGCTCACTCTCTCACTTGCACCTCACTCTGTTGGAGGGAAAAAACAAGAATCTTACTGCCCAGAAGGTCTGACAGCTGACCTTGCTAAGTTCTGCTTTCTGTGCGCTGAGAGTCAGACTTGTAGCTTGGTCTTTGAGGCTGGTCTCCATCAGGCGCGCTTCAGGTCTCATACTGGTCACATTCAAGAGGCCGACACCAGGGGCTGAGCCAGCTGCAGTCCCACACCTGGGCGCACACCGTCACGTGTCCAAAGGACACAGCACGTGGTCTGTGTGGATGGGTTTGACAGCTCAGTGCGTTTTGCTCCTGCTAAGCGTGATACCAGAAACTCGAGAACCCGTTTGAGCCTTGCCATGCAGGACATAGTGCTGAGCACACAGAGAGCACACAGCTCGTTGATTCTGCATGGCACTTAAATAGGTACTTAAGAGatggattttaaagattttatttatttgtcagagagagaaagagcatgagcaggggagctgcaggcagagggagaagcaggcccccccgctaagcagggagcccaacgcagggctcgatcccaggaccctgggatcatgacctgaactgaaggcagacgcttcagcgactgagccacccaggcgccccaagagatgAATTTTAATTAGCTGTGTGGGAGGGGGTCCCATCATCTCCTTGTTACTGCTTCGGGTCTACTGATGAGCGTTTTTTCACGACCAGAGCATTTTGCTGAATGCTTGATGCTCTGGCAATTGTGTATATGGACTGACGTCTTGTCCTAGTCTAAGAAGTAAGTAGGTGAGTTGTTTTTAACAGTGCGGTGTGTGCTTTCAGGCAAGGGTACCCCGAAGGTTACTATAATTCCAAAAGTGGATGGAGCAGTCAGAGTGACCACTATGCAGATTATTACTCCGGCCAGTTCGACTACGGAGGTACGTTCAGGATTCTGCATGGCCAACCACTGGTGCGTCCCGGTGTGCAGCTGCGCTCTGTGATCATTTCTTAGGAGACTTTCCTGTTTGTTAGTCCTCGTATGTTTTTAATCTAAGAGCCGAAGTAGTTGAAAATAATCTGTGCCTGGAAATAATTACATTGCTATTTTTCATTAGGAAATTACGATTTAGTTCTAGTGTTAATGTGTCTTTATCACATTAGTAGTTTCCTTTGACTTTTTAGCAAAGCGTTGTGCGTAGTTCCAGAGTGGCCTTGTCCATATGTGACTActtaaattgattaaaataaataaaatggaacaccAGCTTCTGGGTCGCACCCAGTGGCCTCCTGTGGCTGGGGGCCCCCGACTTGCGTGGTGGAGACGTCAGTTGTCcccactgtgccaggtgctgccTGCTGGTCTTGACGTGCTCCTGCTGGGCAGTGCATGCCCGTCGGTGGCCCTGCCACTCCCTGCTGTCTGGTGCCGGGCAGGGTCCCAGGCCCACAGCCTCTCAGGCATCCCGGCACAGCCACCCCGTCTGCTTCTTCCCACAGGCCTCTCTCCTTTCTACGTTTGTACTGCTGTAGATGTAAATTATGCTCACACCTGCCAAAAGTGGGACTTCTAGTTTATaatgttaatgtattttttttttaatattttagttttggaatatttctttaaaactttctgGGTTATGTTAGAAGACATACGAGGGAAATTTGTAGTCACAGGATTAAGTGTTAAAAGGTCGTGACTACGAACGAAATTTTAACAAAGATGTCTTCTAGCatgttttttggttctttttaatcaCGTGTGTTGAGAGAACAGCCGGTGGCCATTAGGTGTTACACGTAATAGGCGGGACACCACCTGGTCCCTCTGCCTCACAGTTAACACTCTCCAAGGTCATGCTGATTTGTGGGAGGACAGTTTGGTTCGTCTAAGAGCCTGGAGGCATTCTTCAGTCCTGGGGCGGTGTGGTTTCTCTAGCAAGGGCCAGAGGAGTGTCTTCCCTTGCCTATAGTAATCAATCACAAATCCCCTGCTTACAGACCCAGGTCGCTGGGACCGGTACCACTATGGTTCCAGATTCAGGGATCCCCGCACCTGTGACCGGAGGTATTGGTATGATGCTGAATACGATGCatacaggaaagaaaactatGCTTATGGCGACAGGTTGGTACAGTGCACTTTAATAAGAAGGGTTGCTCGTAACCAGAGCTTCGCTCCTGCGTCTCTGGCCTCGGGTCTGTCATTTACCCGAGCTGCACTTGTGTTCGGGATCCTGGTGAGCAGCTAACACTGGGGTCACTGTCTGAAAGAGAAGGATGAACCAGGCCCTCCTGGCAGTTCCCACTTGGGCTGTTGGAGGGGAACTGGCCTCAGCACAGGCGCTGGAAGTCGGCTCCTCCTCTTCTTGGGTCTGGGAGAGGCGTGGCCGCACGCAGCATGAACTTGAAGGATGTTTCTCCAGATCTGAAGGCAGGGATTTGAACTTGGGCTTGGGATGTGGCCGCTCTTCCAAGGGTAGGCTCTGACTGGTCTGAGGGTCACGACTCTGGGGTGGTGACGACACGGTGGGGCCTCACTGTTGGGTAGCAAAAGGCCGTCGTCCTGGAGTCACCCACCCACACTCCCCTTTCCTCGCCTCTGTCCCCGCTTCCGCCAGGCCGGAGAGGTACGATGACCCCTGGAGGTACGACCCTCGCTTCACTGGCAGTTTTGATGACGACCCTGAGCCCCACAGGGACCCTTACGGGGAAGAGGTGGACAGGCGCAGCGTGCACAGCGAGcgctcagcccagagcctgcGCAGCAGCTTCAGCTCCCACTCGCATCAGGTGGgggccctctccccctcccttcccgcGTGACTGCACGCCCGAGCCCCCGCGTTTCCAGGAGTTGATTTTTCCCGTTTGCTCTATGTTTTCTCAGAGTCAGATTTACAGAAATCACAGTGTGACTGCTGTTCCCTATGAGGCCCCACACCCCCCCGGCTCCTTGCCTGGCCAGTATGCCTACGGCGCCTACGGCAGCAATTTCAGCAGTGCCCAGGGCTTCCCAGAGTACGGTTACCCTGCCGAAGCTGGCTGGCCTACTGCGGAgcgaggtgtgtgtgtgtgtgtgtgtgtttggttggGGCCCTGTGCTCTCATAGGTACAAAGGGATGTCGAGGCATACTGCTGGGGCAGCCTCCCAAGCCTGGGGTGATGGAGGGAGTGGATTTCAGCTCGCATGGGAATCAGCAATGGCCTGGCCTCATCTTCTGTGCAGAATACGGGCTGCTGTGAGTCACAGAGCTTGTCACAGCGGCTGAGAGCTGCCTGGCCTGTCCATAGTGGCCACGTCAGTGTGGCTCCAAGGACCGGCTCCCTGCCAGCTTCCTGGGTGCGGCTGCACTGTGTTCCCCAGTGCTGGCCACTTGGGTAAGCAGTTTGTGTGGGGACATTCCTAATTCCCCTTGAAAAGTTCCTGTGCGTGGACTTGTCACCTGTGCCACGTTCTCAGCTCCTCTCGGAGCTGTtccatcaaatgctttttcttagaGAAGTGCAACAGTGTGTGTCACGTCCTGTGAAAATCTCTCTGCACTTCAGGCATCCGCCGTTGTCATCCTTGTCGGTGCCCCGTGCCCGTCACTGCCAGGAGCCAGCCTCTGAAGAGAGCTGGGGACACGGATGCTCTGGTGGGGCCTCTGAGCAGCCGGCGGCCAGACGCTGCTTCCGAGTAGCCTGTGCTCAGTGCATGGGGCTGTTTTAAAGAAGTTTTGTTTTCAGAAGAGAATAGTTCTCGTTTTTAACAatcagaacattctttttttttttttttttttaaagattttatttgacagagagagacacagcgagagagggaacacaagcagggggagtgggagagggagaagcaggctccttgttgagcagggagcccgatgtggggctcgatcccaggaccctgggatcatgatgtgagccaaaggcagacgcttaacgactgagccacccaggcgcccctgaaacatTCTTCTGACACATACCtaagttctcctttttgatgggatatTTAGTAATTACTACCTTCCAGTTGAAAGCCAGGTCATCGTAACCAGTCTAACCTAGGATTCCAGCCATATGGGTACCTTGAAAATCTGTACTGTTGATCTGGtccagaagcatttttttttttatgatttttatttatttattttgagagagagacacacacacacacagcataagcagagggagagggagaagcaggctcctcgctgagccgggagcccgatgtggggctcgatcccaggaccctgggaccgtgacctgagccgaaggcagacgcccaaccatctgagccacccaggcgcccctggtccagaagcattaaaaaatgacaagctggttgtttctttctcactttatttAAATGTAGCTCCATCAAGACCAACTTCTCCTGAGAAGTTCTCAGTGCCTCATGTCTGTGCCAGGTTCGGTCCTGGGGGTCAGCTCATTAAAGTGATTCCAAATCTGCCTTCGGAAGGACAGCCTGCATTGGTTGAAATTCACAGCATGGAGGTAATTGCGTGAGTAGAAATTCTGCATCGCAGGACAGCCCTCTGAATAAGTGACCTTGGAAGATGTTTTTTTCCCATGAATCTTTAGGTCATAGGTTTTTTTATCGTGCTCGGTTGTTTCTCCCCTCAGAGGTCAGGACTTTGAGTACCTGCGTCGGGTGTTACATTAGACTTCGTTTCATTTGCATattcattttgtctttattcGCGTTTCTGGTTTAGCAGGGAGGACCCTGCTCGTGTTCATCTCATGGCTTTTGGTCACGGGTAGAGGAGCTTCGTGATCTggtggcaggtggggtggggggccctgTTCTGCGGGCTTGGCAGGCCTCTTCTGTGCATGTATTAGGGCCCTGCCTCAGTTGGAGGGGAGACGTAGAGTTTGAAAATCACGGTGGTAAAGCAGGCAGGCCGGCACTCAGTGAGGGCGTGGGGGTCCAGTGGAGCCGGCAGACGCGGGCCGGCGTGGATGTGCACCTGCTCCCCGTgagctgctctctctctgccccccccccccccccattgtgcCTCAGACCTTGCTGCAGCACATGCCGGAGCAGAAGGAGCTGCGCTCGTTCCCAGGACCACTCGGCAAGTACGTGCCCTGTCCAGCAGCCCACGACGGCCGTGCGGAGGCGGCCACTGTGCCCAGCTTCGCAGATGCAGTTGCTGCTGTCCATTGagtgtgtgttcttttttcaGAGATGACACCCATAAAGTGGATGTTATTAATTTTGCACAGAACAAAGCTACAAAATGTTTGCAGAACGAAAATTTAATTGACAAAGAGTCTGCAAGTCTCCTTTGGAGTTTCATTGTTCTCTTGTGCAGACAGAATGGGGTAGGTTTCTTGTTGGCCTCCgtctcgcccccccccccccccggcggaCTTGGGCGGGATTTCTGTGCCAAGCTGTGGGCGGCGAGCAGCGTCCCCATCCAGGGGCTCGCTCAGCAAGTGTCTTAGCGGTGATTTCAGGGAGTGGAATTCAAGGGCGTGTGGTTGGGTCTGCCTCTGTCAGCCTGTCAGGTCATCTGTGGTCTGTCCGTCCTGCTCCTGGCCAGGTCGTGAGCAGTGGCTTGTGCCCATGGGATCTTAACGTGCTCATTTGAGGAATCCTGTTGGGGGCCTCACCCATGCCGGGACGCCTGCGGTAAGTTCCGTGTGTAGTGACGcgctttcttctccttcctgcccccgCGGCCCCTGCAGACCGTGGTGGGAACAGACCTCGCGGAGCTTTTGTTACGAGACCACAAAACCGCGTGGCTTCCTGGGAAGTCACCCAACGAGGCCAACCTGATTGATTTCACTAACGAGGCCGTGGAGCAAGTGGAGGAAGAGGAGTCCGGGGAGGCCCAGCTCTCATTTCTCACTGACAGCCAGGCAGCCGGCAGCAGTGCCCTTGAAAGGGAGACCGAGAGGTTCCGGGAGCTGTTGCTATACGGCCGCAAGAAGGTGAGGCCCCGGGCGGGCCCTGGCGTGCACGGTCCTGCTCTTAGGCGCGGTGGCACCTTAGCCCGGCACCACGGGCTCGTTCGGTGAAGAACATCTGGTGTCCGGAGTGTCTGCTCCCGGTAGCAGAGCCCTCTTCCAGGGGTCGCCAGCGTCGGAGACTTGCCTGTGCTTGGCCGCACCCCTGCTGCGTATACTTCTCAGGGACAGACCCGTGCGCGGGACAGAAAGCCAGCTGTCCTCACGCAGTTAGGCGTGCGTTCACTGTCTCTTCAGCGGGGTGTGCGCTGGGTGGGTGCCAAGCCCTGCAGGCCACAGAGCGCACGTGTGCTGGGGAAGCTCCCCGGGACTGTGCAGACCCAGGGATGGCCATGCCTGCGCTCTGGCGGCTGGGCTCTCACGGGCCCAGAGTTCTTAGTACTTTGATGTCGTGATGTGTTCGGAAAGCTCGTATTTGGTAAATAAACAATCCTCGTGTGGACGTCGTAGGACGGATCGGAACTGTAGAATCTGTCAGGTTTGGTTATCGTTTCCTCTACCGTGACACATCCATCTCCTTGAAGAGGCTGTCGTCTTGACTGCTACCCCAGATGATTCTGGACGCAGGGGAGGCCGCATTAGTAAAGGCTCTGTCTGTGTTGAGATGGTGTTCATGGAGGCCTTGTGTGTCGTTCTGGAACTGGGGATGCTTGCCAGTAGCGTTGCTCATAGTGGAAGGGACAGTCCGAGGTGGCAGGACTGCTGCTCGCTCGTCCTCGTTC from Zalophus californianus isolate mZalCal1 chromosome 13, mZalCal1.pri.v2, whole genome shotgun sequence includes these protein-coding regions:
- the SEC16A gene encoding protein transport protein Sec16A isoform X4 → MQPPPQAAPSGVVGPPPAGTPQSMFWSNRPYRRQANNNAPVTPITCPLQPVTDPFAFSRQALQNTSLGSSSKSSPPILQGPAPLPAFLQRTGLPVPHTNAGDTLQGPVSQPRADGSLFSSVWTPSTPSEPEVNRSAEVAPGSEPEVQTLPYPQYIPGAGVDSSHGGHPHTNVLGPDRPLSRQNPHDGATASAPSPSFPQPRQQMPGQWGPGQGGPQSSGQHYWPRPEGPVQNAVPHASSVSHFPAPSNPPQGPGHEQLNPLVCLPGPFASDGSNEAAYLQSGNHSTNFDPENAFRQNSRAGNTRASQELRPNPGVNKEQLPDLALVNPLAQGNSPESHLHYPPGAGTSRALSEVDSGALSMFFQGGETENEENLSSEKTGAAGQSDFDGFSPSPALGHPPAHVGAGGIYQAFPKGSNNEAAQQGGLPQPYFSQSAGAQPDRPPAASTTAVWGSTASAGVHAASSSQSENVEDLEFIQNQEVLPSEPLSLDPSSPSDPVRYGPLPGPAVPRLGGVGHPGGGGPNLEAPDSSPHPVRSDGASSGYSSRNHRNLPSAARPQDVGTFIQQEVGKPEDESSGSFFKQIDSSPVGGETNETTVSQNHHSSLSQPSTPSPPKPTGIFQTSANSSFEPVKSHLVGVKPVEADRANVVGEVRGATAHQKQHRAIAAPPDTSPGNLEQPPDNMETLFTLQACSPPFSVPVEAGHGLVHTGGLPLETVLLAAEKGPLARAQGAVKCESPVTTLWAQNELPDFGGNVLLAPAAPALHMPVKPQPSEVIQPPDEGVSTLQSQQPGSGLSLPSGDSICASENLENPPKMGEEEALPSQASSGYASLLSSPPTESLQNQPVLIAQPDQSYNLAQPINFSVSLSSPNEKNQPWRDAMVGDKPSASSRAVGGDSGDGAAVSGITAGSLTRSPLPNSLMHSSFPQVPGTSEIVSNQPANLLVQPPPHPVPKNLLSESQKIDNAENVLPELVSSPAGSAGVMLVPPANATSVPTGNKADYSSHREETSGALDFTLNRTLENPLRMYSPSHSDSSAGQHTVSSHPRQPGPGPRNSDHFYQQVTKDAPDQRGLERAQQEPAPPLPQGPKAACSEPSNPGSPPLQGQSQNLVPPPASPAPGDTGQPLPARPPRSSSASVASTSSSQAAMQSDQHWPQPPPPDLASYYYYRPLYDGYQSHYPSPYPLEPGTAPLYYQDVYGLYEPRFRPHDSAASAYAESYRYAGPERPSSRASHCSDRPSARQGYPEGYYNSKSGWSSQSDHYADYYSGQFDYGDPGRWDRYHYGSRFRDPRTCDRRYWYDAEYDAYRKENYAYGDRPERYDDPWRYDPRFTGSFDDDPEPHRDPYGEEVDRRSVHSERSAQSLRSSFSSHSHQSQIYRNHSVTAVPYEAPHPPGSLPGQYAYGAYGSNFSSAQGFPEYGYPAEAGWPTAERAPSRPTSPEKFSVPHVCARFGPGGQLIKVIPNLPSEGQPALVEIHSMETLLQHMPEQKELRSFPGPLGKDDTHKVDVINFAQNKATKCLQNENLIDKESASLLWSFIVLLCRQNGTVVGTDLAELLLRDHKTAWLPGKSPNEANLIDFTNEAVEQVEEEESGEAQLSFLTDSQAAGSSALERETERFRELLLYGRKKDALESAMKNALWGHALLLASKMDSRTHARVMTRFANSLPINDPLQTVYQLMSGRMPAASTCCGDEKWGDWRPHLAMVLSNLSSNVDVESRAMATMGDTLASKGLLDAAHFCYLMAQVGLGVYTKKTTKLVLIGSNHSLPFSKFATNEAIQRTEAYEYAQSLGAQTCSFPNFQVFKFIYSCRLAEMGLATQAFHYCEVIAKSILLQPHKHSPVLISQLVQIASQLRLFDPQLREKPEEEAFVEPAWLVQLQCVDKQVKEGATAWSRDGTFPQRCPSTPSSEAGQCDGPAPTQPGGPGTGNPLLAPPGPSAEHLGQGVRLLPSAPPARPDSQPALPARVPLFPVPPPPGPVELGPGCGSPGAALGFPEPSGPDPAAPYAGPALPPGAPSLQESEHTPQEARSQDPGAMAPEALGRNSLLELREEGFGGNFAHLGSSRMSQGSEGPPGWEHASSSSMQPPTAAPEVKRPAPAARREAKEPKKSSESWFSRWLPGKKRTEAYLPDDKNKSIVWDEKKNRWVDVNEPEEEKKAPPPPPTSLPKAPLAAPPGPGGPPRAAVNMFSRKAAGARARYVDVLNPGGPQRSEPALAPAEFFAPLAPLPIPAHLFGPNPDAEEAPPAEGASREGQAPAGGPANLEPASEPQASSDHPPAGPAPGAAVPFCSPAQFAQVSAPSGGARMGRIGQRKYPALS